In Citrus sinensis cultivar Valencia sweet orange chromosome 4, DVS_A1.0, whole genome shotgun sequence, one DNA window encodes the following:
- the LOC102617302 gene encoding probable inactive poly [ADP-ribose] polymerase SRO2, with product MEQVNNQEQVSITIKYDEISDGGAATDECTSAFDTFGFFANNGMVKIEEGDMNHYLVKKCFLSGMGPLAADTRIVALHKNSCSSLIARARLDSFKIFANAVAKKCGGNANIRPAWFGASRDEINEIVCHGFSQCGGDGARKLGPMHGFGVQLFPINSSINGVLSSESDEKGLRHILLCRVILGKMEVIPRGSKQFHPTSLEFDSGVDNLCKPSRYTVWSCYMNSHIFVDYIVSFRVVCFSASAIKTTSPWKGIQTLMAIFSRFLHPSKMALLAKYYNDLQNQKITSQQFVMNLKQVTGDKLLYTVTKFYMNELRSARNAGGSRGANCQIERERI from the exons ATGGAACAAGTTAACAACCAAGAACAAGTTTCAATTACGATAAAATACGACGAAATCTCAGACGGCGGTGCCGCCACTGACGAGTGTACCTCTGCTTTTGATACATTCGGGTTTTTTGCGAACAATGGAATGGTTAAGATCGAAGAAGGCGACATGAACCACTACCTTGTCAAGAAATGCTTTCTATCTGGCATGGGCCCGCTAGCCGCTGACACGAGAATTGTGGCTCTACACAAGAACTCGTGTTCTAGTTTGATAGCAAGAGCTCGTTTGGATTCTTTCAAGATTTTTGCCAACGCTGTGGCAAAGAAATGTGGCGGTAATGCTAATATTAGGCCTGCTTGGTTTGGTGCTTCCAGGGACGAGATTAATGAGATTGTGTGCCATGGGTTCAGTCAGTGCGGTGGTGATGGAGCTCGTAAACTCGGTCCAATGCATGGTTTTGGTGTTCAATTGTTTCCTATTAACTCTTCCATTAATGG TGTGCTTTCATCAGAGTCGGATGAAAAGGGGTTGAGGCATATATTGTTATGCCGAGTAATACTGGGGAAGATGGAAGTGATCCCTCGTGGCTCCAAGCAATTTCATCCAACTTCTTTGGAATTTGACTCCGGTGTGGACAATCTATGCAAGCCTAGTAGGTATACCGTGTGGAGTTGTTACATGAATTCTCACATCTTTGTAGACTACATCGTCAGTTTTAGGGTCGTTTGCTTCAGTG CAAGTGCAATCAAAACAACTTCACCATGGAAGGGGATTCAGACTTTAATGGCTATATTTTCAAGGTTTCTGCATCCTTCTAAAATGGCTCTGCTTGCGAAATACTATAATGATCTCCAA AATCAAAAGATTACGTCTCAACAATTTGTAATGAATCTGAAGCAAGTAACCGGGGACAAGTTGCTTTATacagtaacaaaattttatatgaacGAG